From a region of the Nonlabens sp. Hel1_33_55 genome:
- a CDS encoding DUF6122 family protein, with the protein MQTLVHYFLHFGAPFIIAYVFFRSQWKKAYLILLATMLVDLDHLLATPIFQADRCSINFHLLHTHYAMIIYVVLLFFKGPLRIIGIGLLFHMVTDTVDCLFTYSNCKECLATSPAIGLLETIASLLNI; encoded by the coding sequence ATGCAGACTTTAGTTCATTATTTTCTGCATTTTGGAGCGCCTTTCATTATTGCCTATGTCTTTTTTAGATCGCAATGGAAAAAGGCATATTTGATACTGCTGGCTACTATGTTGGTAGATTTGGATCATTTGCTGGCTACCCCTATTTTTCAGGCAGATCGTTGCAGTATCAACTTTCACCTATTACACACCCATTACGCGATGATAATTTATGTGGTGTTGCTTTTCTTTAAAGGTCCATTGAGAATCATAGGCATCGGTCTCTTGTTCCACATGGTTACAGATACCGTGGATTGCTTATTTACATATTCCAATTGTAAGGAATGTCTTGCCACATCGCCAGCGATTGGGTTATTGGAAACCATCGCAAGCCTGCTGAACATATGA